One genomic region from Stutzerimonas decontaminans encodes:
- the tyrS gene encoding tyrosine--tRNA ligase has protein sequence MKSVEEQLSVIKRGADEVLVESELIAKLERGEPLRVKAGFDPTAPDLHLGHTVLINKMRQLQELGHQVIFLIGDFTGMIGDPSGKSATRPPLTRDQVLENAETYKAQVFKILDPAKTEVAFNSTWMDQLTPADFIRLASQYTVARMLERDDFNKRYSTNQPIAIHEFLYPLVQGYDSVALRADIELGGTDQKFNLLMGRELQRAYGQASQCVVTMPLLEGLDGVKKMSKSLGNYVGIQESPGVMYSKLVSIPDALMWRYFELLSFRSQAEIDQLRADVERGANPRDIKIKLAEEIVSRFHGDEAAAAAHRSAGNRMKDGELPDDLPEVELLSDQDMPIASVLNKAALVKNAAMARDLLGAGGVRVDGEVVDRTFVFKCGATHVCQAGKKAFARVSLKLEKTEITG, from the coding sequence ATGAAGTCGGTTGAAGAGCAACTGTCGGTGATCAAACGGGGTGCTGATGAGGTACTCGTTGAGTCGGAGTTGATCGCTAAGCTTGAGCGGGGCGAGCCGCTGCGCGTTAAAGCGGGATTCGACCCAACCGCTCCCGATCTTCATCTCGGGCATACCGTCCTCATCAATAAAATGCGCCAGCTTCAGGAGCTGGGGCATCAGGTGATCTTCCTTATAGGGGATTTCACCGGGATGATTGGTGACCCAAGTGGCAAAAGCGCTACGCGGCCACCGTTGACGCGGGATCAGGTTCTAGAGAACGCCGAAACGTACAAGGCTCAGGTTTTCAAGATTCTCGATCCGGCGAAAACCGAAGTGGCGTTCAATTCGACCTGGATGGATCAGCTTACTCCTGCCGACTTCATTCGTCTGGCCTCTCAGTACACTGTCGCGCGCATGCTTGAGCGTGATGATTTCAACAAGCGCTACTCGACCAATCAACCAATCGCCATCCATGAGTTTTTGTATCCGCTGGTGCAGGGCTACGACTCTGTAGCGTTGAGGGCTGACATCGAGCTGGGCGGGACGGATCAGAAATTCAACCTTCTGATGGGGCGCGAGTTGCAGCGGGCCTACGGTCAGGCATCTCAGTGCGTAGTGACGATGCCGTTGCTAGAGGGGTTGGATGGCGTGAAGAAAATGTCGAAGTCCCTCGGGAATTATGTCGGCATCCAAGAGTCTCCGGGAGTCATGTATAGCAAGCTGGTGTCGATTCCCGATGCTCTGATGTGGCGGTACTTTGAGCTGCTCAGTTTTCGTTCGCAGGCCGAAATCGATCAGCTCCGTGCGGATGTTGAGCGCGGGGCCAACCCGCGGGATATTAAGATCAAGCTGGCAGAGGAGATTGTCTCGCGCTTCCATGGTGACGAAGCTGCCGCGGCGGCACATCGCTCCGCTGGCAATCGCATGAAAGATGGCGAGCTTCCTGACGATCTGCCGGAGGTCGAGCTGTTATCTGATCAGGATATGCCTATTGCATCAGTGCTTAATAAGGCCGCTCTTGTTAAGAATGCAGCGATGGCGCGCGATCTGTTGGGTGCGGGCGGGGTGCGTGTTGATGGAGAAGTCGTGGATCGTACCTTTGTATTCAAGTGCGGGGCGACCCATGTTTGCCAGGCTGGCAAGAAGGCCTTTGCGCGTGTTTCGCTGAAACTGGAGAAAACTGAAATAACCGGTTGA
- a CDS encoding anhydro-N-acetylmuramic acid kinase, giving the protein MSFYLGVMSGTSLDGLDVALIEQSTRTRLIATRFQEMPAQLRHELLTLCSSGDDELARAAMAENQWATLAAETIAQLLIEQQLTPQSIRAIGSHGQTVRHEPHLGFTIQIGNPALLAELTGITVVSDFRRRDVAAGGHGAPLVPAFHESIFGSSQRVRAVLNVGGFSNLSILYPGNPTHGFDCGPGNVLMDAWIQRHKGLAFDRNGAWAATGIVDEDLLTSMLGEAFFKTLGPKSTGRELFNLAWLDTHLKGRDYLRTEDVQATLLELTARSIAESLIGTQRQVQELLVCGGGAHNAALMQRLQMLLPTCEVKSTDSEGVPPDWVEAMAFAWLAHCCLERIPANRPAVTGARGTRVLGAIYPA; this is encoded by the coding sequence ATGTCTTTTTATCTGGGAGTGATGTCCGGCACCAGCCTTGACGGCCTGGACGTCGCACTCATCGAGCAGAGCACTCGAACTCGGCTGATAGCCACCCGCTTCCAGGAAATGCCTGCGCAACTCCGCCACGAGCTACTGACTTTGTGTTCCTCCGGCGACGACGAGCTGGCACGCGCAGCCATGGCGGAGAATCAATGGGCTACGCTGGCAGCCGAAACAATCGCTCAGTTGCTCATCGAACAGCAGCTTACCCCGCAGTCAATACGCGCTATTGGCAGCCATGGCCAGACTGTTAGGCATGAGCCCCATCTTGGGTTCACAATCCAGATTGGCAACCCTGCCCTACTAGCGGAATTGACCGGCATAACCGTCGTTAGCGATTTCCGCCGACGCGATGTCGCGGCCGGCGGTCATGGCGCGCCGCTCGTGCCTGCTTTCCACGAATCAATCTTCGGCAGCTCCCAACGAGTTCGTGCGGTTCTAAACGTCGGAGGATTCAGCAATCTCAGCATCCTGTATCCGGGCAACCCGACCCATGGTTTCGATTGCGGACCTGGCAATGTCCTGATGGACGCCTGGATTCAGCGCCACAAGGGATTGGCATTTGACCGCAATGGCGCCTGGGCCGCGACCGGCATCGTGGATGAGGACTTACTTACGTCGATGCTCGGCGAAGCGTTTTTCAAGACCCTCGGCCCAAAGAGTACCGGACGCGAACTTTTCAACCTGGCCTGGCTAGATACGCATCTCAAAGGACGTGATTATCTGCGGACTGAGGACGTCCAGGCGACACTGCTGGAATTGACGGCCAGGAGCATTGCTGAGTCGCTCATCGGAACTCAGCGACAAGTGCAGGAGCTGCTTGTTTGTGGCGGAGGGGCGCATAACGCTGCGCTGATGCAGAGGCTACAGATGCTGCTGCCGACCTGCGAGGTCAAAAGCACAGACAGCGAGGGGGTGCCGCCGGACTGGGTGGAAGCAATGGCCTTTGCCTGGCTGGCCCACTGCTGCCTGGAGCGCATACCCGCAAATCGCCCTGCGGTCACCGGCGCACGGGGCACTCGAGTCCTTGGCGCTATCTACCCTGCTTGA
- a CDS encoding peptidoglycan DD-metalloendopeptidase family protein has product MMPSKSKAPNYPKSHLLAASGVAALLSLALLVFPSREVEAKKTFIDLQLQSSSGQIVVEPGDSEPGLAESPFATTPSISSAAKTAELPEEQSAQVPAPTPDPLTKTVVVANGDTLSTVFAKVGLSPSVMHAVLSSSKDAKEFSRLRIGQSLEFQLTELGELASLRSKLSSLETLALEKTSDGYTFKKEQVRPDVTPTYARGEIDSSLFLAAKRAGLSHNLTMDLANVFGYDIDFALDIRKGDSFEVIYEEKTVEGRRVGTGNILAARFTNRGKTYSAVRYTNKDGVTSYYNADGTSMRKAFIRTPVDFARISSRFSNGRKHPILNKIRAHKGVDYAAPHGTPIKSAGDGKVLLAGRKGGYGNTVIIQHGQRYRTLYAHMQGFAKGVRNGSTVKQGQIIGYIGTTGLSTGPHLHYEFQVDGVHVDPLGLKLPMADPIAQNEKQRFMQLSQPLMARMDEEKATVLALNQQ; this is encoded by the coding sequence ATGATGCCTTCCAAATCAAAAGCTCCGAACTACCCCAAGAGCCACCTTCTGGCTGCCAGTGGTGTAGCTGCGCTGCTGAGCCTGGCGCTGCTTGTATTTCCATCGCGTGAAGTGGAGGCGAAGAAGACCTTCATTGATCTGCAGCTTCAGTCTTCATCTGGACAGATAGTTGTGGAGCCTGGCGACAGCGAACCGGGCCTGGCTGAGTCTCCGTTCGCCACCACACCGAGCATTTCGTCCGCCGCCAAGACTGCTGAGCTACCGGAAGAGCAATCCGCTCAGGTGCCCGCTCCAACGCCAGACCCTCTGACGAAGACCGTAGTAGTGGCCAATGGAGATACGCTATCAACGGTATTCGCCAAGGTGGGCCTTTCTCCATCGGTGATGCATGCCGTACTCTCGAGCAGCAAGGACGCTAAGGAGTTCTCTCGCTTGAGGATTGGTCAGTCACTTGAGTTCCAGCTGACCGAGCTGGGCGAGCTGGCGAGTCTACGTAGCAAACTCAGCAGCTTGGAAACGCTTGCGCTTGAGAAGACCTCCGATGGCTATACGTTCAAAAAGGAACAGGTCAGGCCCGACGTCACCCCCACATATGCTCGTGGCGAGATCGATAGCAGCCTTTTTCTCGCAGCGAAGCGTGCTGGCCTCAGCCATAACCTGACGATGGATTTAGCCAACGTATTTGGTTACGACATCGACTTCGCACTCGATATTCGTAAAGGCGACAGTTTCGAAGTCATTTACGAAGAGAAGACAGTAGAAGGGCGGCGCGTCGGAACCGGCAACATCCTCGCGGCGCGCTTTACCAATCGAGGCAAAACCTATTCCGCCGTTCGCTACACCAATAAAGATGGCGTGACCAGCTACTACAATGCTGACGGTACCAGCATGCGCAAAGCGTTCATCCGAACGCCAGTTGATTTTGCCCGTATCAGCTCTCGCTTCTCCAACGGTCGCAAGCATCCGATCCTGAACAAGATCCGAGCACACAAAGGGGTTGATTATGCAGCTCCGCACGGAACGCCAATCAAAAGCGCTGGTGACGGCAAGGTGTTGCTTGCCGGGCGCAAGGGCGGTTATGGCAACACGGTGATCATCCAGCACGGGCAGCGCTACCGCACCCTTTATGCACATATGCAAGGATTTGCCAAAGGTGTGCGTAACGGATCCACTGTCAAGCAAGGTCAGATCATTGGCTACATCGGCACCACTGGCCTTTCTACCGGCCCACATCTGCATTATGAGTTTCAGGTCGATGGCGTCCATGTCGACCCGCTTGGCCTGAAGCTGCCGATGGCCGATCCAATCGCTCAAAACGAGAAACAGCGATTCATGCAACTGAGCCAGCCTTTGATGGCGCGGATGGATGAAGAGAAGGCCACCGTTTTGGCGCTCAACCAGCAATAA
- the erpA gene encoding iron-sulfur cluster insertion protein ErpA, whose amino-acid sequence MSVESFTPTAIQFSQGAASKVKSLVDEEGNPRLKLRVFVTGGGCSGFQYGFTFDEDVADDDTIIEREGVSLVVDPMSYQYLAGAEVDYQEGLEGSRFVIKNPNATTTCGCGQSFSI is encoded by the coding sequence ATGAGTGTCGAATCCTTCACGCCCACCGCCATCCAGTTCAGTCAGGGGGCCGCGAGCAAGGTGAAGAGCTTGGTCGATGAGGAGGGCAATCCGCGCTTGAAGTTGCGAGTCTTCGTCACAGGTGGTGGCTGCTCGGGTTTCCAGTACGGTTTCACCTTCGATGAAGATGTGGCCGACGACGATACGATCATCGAGCGAGAAGGTGTGAGTCTCGTGGTCGACCCCATGAGTTACCAGTACCTGGCTGGTGCAGAAGTGGATTATCAGGAAGGGCTGGAAGGCTCGCGTTTCGTGATCAAAAATCCAAACGCTACGACCACCTGTGGATGTGGCCAGTCGTTTTCTATCTGA